The stretch of DNA CTTCGCCTGGAAACTAGCCATTGCCGATTGGCCCTAAAAAATTGCCGAGGGTCAAGTTGTGCTTCCAACAGTTCTAGTTTTTGCTCCACCAGTAGTTTTTTATGGTTAAATGTCCCCACAAAAACTTGTGCATTTTCGACCATAAAATAGGCACAATCCGCGACGTGTAGGGGAATCAACTGGTCTCGAAAAGGGAGTAAAAAAGATTGCCGAAAGGGCTTGGGTTGTGATTGCTGAAATAAGGCTAGCATTTGTTGCATTTGTCCCTTTCCAATGACTTGTTTCTTATATTTTTCCAAAGCAAAGGCCAAGGCTTCCTTGTTAATCGGCTTGAGTAGATAGTCTATACTATTTACCTTGAATGCCTGGATGGCAAATTCCTCATATGCCGTGGTAAATATCACCGGAAAATCGACTGCCACTTGTTCAAAAACTTCAAAAGAAGAACCATCTGCCAGTCGGATATCAAAAAAGCCGAG from Saprospiraceae bacterium encodes:
- a CDS encoding LytTR family DNA-binding domain-containing protein encodes the protein MQIILVEDEYGAAQNLRTMLKELVPEAVILAELDSVAETVEWLNTHPAPALGFFDIRLADGSSFEVFEQVAVDFPVIFTTAYEEFAIQAFKVNSIDYLLKPINKEALAFALEKYKKQVIGKGQMQQMLALFQQSQPKPFRQSFLLPFRDQLIPLHVADCAYFMVENAQVFVGTFNHKKLLVEQKLELLEAQLDPRQFFRANRQWLVSRRSIRAVHLYFNGRLLLELHPPVTEKVIISKARCPLFKEWMNR